In Helicoverpa armigera isolate CAAS_96S chromosome 20, ASM3070526v1, whole genome shotgun sequence, one DNA window encodes the following:
- the LOC110372514 gene encoding uncharacterized protein LOC110372514, with amino-acid sequence MFAPLPTLLFFIHFSSTMSENPLLMTTGNSGQTTKTAECVLKLSAKYFVEKKALSGSIVIININSYTSTTQGLLLQTVHSGIKYSIMVKDSFYPHANASHFPEKAKNYMLILEEKSELERNILQLNKLPTWNPLAKAIVFYQLKHNETAEETSIEFINELRDYKLFKTIVFIYDEYNDVVISYTWRPYSDTNCGGRCDSVYVLDRCTNNTIYEFEKQHDMFPSDMKGCPLVAYAVIAEPYVMPPVGKITNSSFDDAYEFAKGGEINLVKIISQFTNMSLITRTSDILENWGVVYQNGTATGAFEVLRNESADLVIGNVEVTRILRKWFHPTVNYLQDEMTFCLPKAGQAPTWDNLVIIFQWTTWVATFFSLVIMGLVFHVFYYREHTNATKWPTNSLLMTFSMLLGWGASFEPKSPTFRILIFAWLCFSINMGISYESFLRSFLMHPRFEKQISTEADLIQSRIPLGGREIYRSYFETNNASSFYLYREYNSTTFSEGVRRAALERNFAVVSSRRQAVYQDQKLGKGAPLIYCFPESNNMYKYGVAILTRRWFPMLERFNNIIRSVSENGLIDKWMNELLIHSVSSEEASTIMPLSIQNLLGAFMFIGFMYGASIVIFIGEVIIGFIEKRKQTKKVMNKRLR; translated from the coding sequence ATGTTCGCTCCTCTTCctacacttttatttttcatacatttctctTCAACCATGAGTGAAAACCCACTACTAATGACAACTGGAAATTCTggacaaacaacaaaaacagcTGAATGCGTTTTAAAACTCTCCGCTAAATATTTCGTCGAGAAAAAGGCTCTAAGTGGCAGCATCGTGATAATCAACATCAACTCTTATACCTCAACCACACAAGGCCTGTTATTGCAAACTGTACACAGCGGTATCAAATATTCTATTATGGTAAAAGATTCTTTTTACCCGCATGCAAACGCTTCACATTTCCCTGAGAAAGCGAAAAATTATATGTTGATTTTGGAAGAAAAATCTGAACTGGAGAGGAATATACTACAATTGAATAAATTGCCAACTTGGAATCCTCTTGCGAAGGCCATAGTGTTTTATCAGCTGAAACATAATGAGACCGCTGAGGAGACGTCTATAGAATTCATTAACGAACTTCGCGATTAcaagttatttaaaacaatcGTGTTCATTTACGACGAGTATAATGATGTGGTTATATCTTACACTTGGAGGCCGTACAGCGATACTAATTGTGGAGGGAGATGTGATTCAGTGTACGTGCTCGATCGATGTACTAATAACACGATTTACGAGTTTGAGAAGCAGCATGACATGTTCCCGTCAGACATGAAAGGCTGTCCTTTGGTGGCTTACGCTGTCATAGCTGAGCCTTACGTAATGCCGCCAGTAGGAAAGATAACTAATTCCTCGTTCGACGATGCTTATGAGTTCGCAAAAGGCGGTGAAATAAACCTTGTGAAAATTATTAGCCAATTCACAAACATGTCCCTTATTACAAGAACGTcggatattttagaaaattggGGCGTGGTCTACCAAAATGGCACAGCTACGGGTGCTTTTGAGGTGTTGAGAAATGAGTCAGCGGACCTGGTGATTGGTAATGTAGAAGTGACGAGGATACTCCGAAAATGGTTCCATCCAACTGTAAATTATCTACAAGACGAGATGACGTTTTGCCTACCAAAGGCAGGTCAAGCACCTACATGGGACAATCTGGTTATCATATTCCAATGGACTACTTGGGTCGCTACTTTCTTTAGCCTGGTGATAATGGGTCTGGTGTTCCATGTGTTTTATTATAGAGAGCATACTAACGCAACAAAATGGCCGACAAATTCTTTGCTGATGACGTTTAGCATGCTGCTTGGTTGGGGAGCGTCATTCGAACCCAAAAGCCCCACTTTCCGCATCTTAATATTCGCTTGGCTCTGCTTCAGTATAAACATGGGGATATCATACGAATCGTTTCTCAGAAGTTTCCTAATGCACCCGCGATTTGAAAAGCAGATAAGTACCGAGGCGGATCTTATACAGTCTCGAATTCCGTTGGGAGGTAGAGAGATTTATAGGTCTTATTTTGAGACTAATAACGCGAgttcgttttatttatatcgCGAGTACAATTCGACTACGTTCTCGGAGGGCGTGAGGCGGGCAGCTCTGGAGAGAAACTTCGCTGTTGTTTCGTCGAGGCGTCAAGCCGTCTACCAAGACCAGAAATTGGGTAAAGGGGCTCCGTTAATTTACTGCTTTCCTGAAAGTAATAATATGTACAAGTATGGCGTCGCTATTCTTACGAGAAGATGGTTTCCTATGTTGGAGcgttttaacaatattattagaAGTGTTTCGGAGAATGGATTGATTGATAAATGGATGAACGAGCTTTTGATACACTCTGTTAGTTCTGAAGAAGCTAGTACTATAATGCCTTTAAGTATTCAGAATTTACTGGGGGCGTTTATGTTCATAGGTTTTATGTATGGGGCTAGTATCGTGATATTTATTGGCGAAGTGATAATAGGCTTTAtcgaaaaaagaaaacaaaccaAAAAGGTCATGAATAAGCGTTTGCGTTAA
- the LOC110372505 gene encoding neurexin 1 — MGLGNGKQEMHIKPAKTRFDDHQWHKLTVHRRIQEITPFTSFCRVSAVVDDVYSDHSHVAGSFTMLASSRAHVGGSLNARALPGARVHTNFIGCLKKVEFSADTLRLNLIDLARTGSKLITVTGRLEYVCSATDSADPVTFTTRDAHLILPKWEAVKTGTISFKFRTNEPNGLVLFNMGAKPPRVGCTADLFAVEILNGYIYVHIDLGSGGVRVRASRRRVDDSHWHDFLLRRSGRDGRVTVDGANAEFKTPGESNQLELDGPLFVGGLGSEYSASRTPPALWTAALRQGFVGCIRDLVLNGKPQDLTAFARQQDSASVRPACHVLMKQCVSSPCQHGASCSEGWNRPLCDCSMTSYGGPTCGRETATIFLNGSQHLTAALGPEHITQTEELLLRFRTTRAGLLLRTASEHSADRIELAVAAGRVRASVRLGDREKNLLAGTNVADDAWHTVRFSRRASNLKLQVDGAAPVRGMLSETILGKASTLEISTLHLGGLFHPEEEIQMTSTLPNFVGYLQKFVFNGIRYIDMAKTLGVGTNEETNNIYDTSNLIFTGKFVKPDSLNVYKSVTFKSKHTYVGLPLLKAYANTYLDFYFRTTEMDGLLFYNGGKKQDFIAVELVNGHIHCVFNLGDGVVTMKDKLKNFLNDNRWHTVSVRRPTPKIHTLQVDDDLEMHTTSSNLMLELDSVLYVGGVPKDMYTALPVGVLSRQGFEGCMSSLDLPGESPSLMEDAVVPSSSLGSGCEGPTKCTHNACANKGVCVQQWNTYVCDCDLTSFTGPTCYDESVAYEFGPGRGIITYTFQTDSVADTETDKVALGFVTSKADAVLLRIESSNTQDYMQMEIIRGNLFMVYNVGGGDHPLGDETARVDDGAYHVARFTRNGSRASLQLDNYAVIIRHPQGGQQSTIFNGMSTITVGGGAGGSRTFSGVIAGMVVDGVRVLDLAAAGDPAVSVRGDARRAHTPLDRDINRMQQTPPSGYGGPGVLDELVYSGAGSGCRDDDEDACVLPDAGSGDDLITPVYVPSTRRPPSRLHKGDTSGKLMKPCDDEDCIEGSGSNVDEITEPDHPMTTSGASSTHSMTSPTASVVSTEHVDKSLEGSTDGSTGSSETTKSSTDGQPTLPDHDNMHAGTIDTATPPERRTTPTDDHSHTHTGYKFTTTLTGRHMPEEPTHTTEEDSNHIQEYEDRRENEIDPGTPTFETEDRRGPGKVHPEYNGYDVTPKWYHPKTTDNRVVPPESEFFATIVGIVASVLIAIILIVILVLKYIVFKFDPSYKVTEDKNYQQGASAALLGNQAHSSYQSGASSAPTGGAVRNLAPLPLNRNGAAPSAPLAPIPTQPVKRDGIKEWYV; from the exons GTATCAGCAGTAGTAGACGATGTGTATTCCGATCACTCGCACGTGGCCGGGTCGTTCACGATGCTGGCATCATCCAGAGCCCACGTGGGGGGTTCCCTCAACGCCAGGGCTCTGCCCGGAGCGAGGGTCCATACTAACTTCATTGGCTGTTTGAAGAAG GTGGAATTCTCAGCGGATACCCTTCGGCTGAACCTGATTGATCTGGCTCGAACTGGCAGCAAGCTGATCACCGTAACTGGACGTCTGGAGTACGTCTGCAGCGCCACTGATTCTGCTGACCCCGTTACTTTCACTACCAGGGATGCACATTTG ATTCTACCAAAATGGGAAGCAGTGAAGACAGGAACAATATCTTTCAAGTTCCGTACAAACGAACCAAATGGGCTTGTTCTCTTCAACATGGGCGCCAAGCCACCAAGGGTAGGTTGCACG GCTGATCTGTTCGCCGTTGAGATCCTCAACGGTTACATTTACGTGCACATTGACCTTGGCTCCGGAGGGGTCAGGGTGAGAGCATCTAGAAGAAGAGTCGATGACTCCCACTGGCATGACTTCTTGTTGAGGAGGAGTGGCAGAGATGGGAGGGTCACTGTTGATGGGGCTAATGCTGAGTTTAAGACGCCCG GAGAATCAAATCAATTGGAACTAGATGGACCATTATTCGTCGGAGGTCTTGGCTCGGAGTATTCAGCATCAAGAACTCCACCAGCTTTGTGGACGGCGGCATTGAGGCAAGGGTTCGTGGGCTGCATCAGAGATCTGGTGCTGAATGGAAAACCTCAGGATCTTACTGCGTTTGCTAGGCAACAAGATTCTG CGTCAGTCCGACCAGCCTGCCATGTGCTGATGAAACAATGCGTGAGTTCCCCGTGCCAGCATGGTGCATCCTGCTCCGAGGGATGGAACCGCCCGCTGTGTGACTGCTCCATGACTAGCTATGGCGGTCCTACTTGTGGAAGAG AAACCGCAACAATATTCCTCAACGGCAGCCAGCACCTTACAGCAGCTTTAGGACCAGAACACATCACACAGACTGAGGAGTTATTGCTTCGGTTCCGGACGACGAGAGCTGGTCTGCTACTCAGGACTGCTTCTGAACATTCTGCTGATAGGATCGAGCTGGCTGTGGCAGCTGGGAGAGTGAGGGCCAGTGTTCGACTTGGGGATAGGGAAAAG AACCTTCTAGCGGGCACGAACGTAGCAGACGACGCGTGGCACACAGTGCGGTTCTCGCGCCGCGCGTCCAACCTCAAGCTGCAGGTGGACGGCGCGGCGCCCGTGCGCGGTATGTTAT CTGAGACGATTTTAGGGAAAGCGTCTACATTAGAAATATCAACGTTACATTTAGGAGGATTATTCCACCCTGAAGAGGAAATACAGATGACTTCAACTTTACCAAACTTTGTTGGTTATCTACAAAAGTTTGTCTTCAATGGAATTAGATACATAGATATGGCTAAGACACTTGGAGTTGGTACGAACGAGGAAACGAACAACATTTATGATACGTCCAACTTAATTTTCACTGGAAAATTCGTCAAGCCTGATTCATTGAATGTTTACAAATCAGTCACTTTCAAATCAAAGCATACGTACGTTGGATTACCGCTTTTGAAGGCATATGCGAACACGTATTTGGACTTTTACTTCCGAACAACTGAAATGGATGGATTACTATTTTACAATGGAGGCAAGAAACAAGATTTCATTGCGGTGGAGTTAGTAAATGGTCATATACACTGCGTGTTCAATCTGGGTGATGGAGTGGTAACTATGAAGGATAAATTGAAGAACTTTTTGAACGACAATCGGTGGCATACGGTGTCTGTGAGAAGGCCGACACCAAAGATACATACGTTGCAAGTTGATGATGATTTAGAAATGCATACTACAA GTTCCAATCTAATGCTAGAATTAGACAGCGTGTTATACGTAGGTGGAGTACCAAAAGACATGTACACAGCTTTACCTGTGGGAGTCCTGTCTAGACAAGGGTTTGAAGGTTGCATGTCCAGTCTGGATCTACCTGGAGAGTCACCATCGTTGATGGAAGATGCTGTGGTTCCTAGCTCCTCGTTGGGGTCGGGATGTGAAG GACCAACAAAATGTACGCATAATGCATGTGCAAATAAAGGAGTATGCGTACAACAATGGAATACTTACGTTTGCGATTGTGACTTGACTTCATTTACTGGACCTACTTGTTACGATg aatCAGTAGCATACGAATTCGGACCCGGCCGGGGTATCATCACCTACACCTTCCAAACAGACTCGGTAGCAGACACGGAGACCGACAAGGTAGCGCTAGGCTTTGTTACCAGCAAAGCCGATGCCGTACTCCTGAGGATCGAGTCTTCTAACACACAGGATTATATGCAGATGGAGATT ATACGAGGCAATCTCTTCATGGTATACAACGTGGGTGGTGGTGATCATCCGCTGGGTGATGAGACTGCCAGGGTAGATGATGGAGCCTATCACGTTGCCAGGTTCACGAGAAATGGCAGCAGAGCTTCATTGCAGCTGGATAACTATGCTGTCATTATAAGGCATCCTCAAG GAGGCCAGCAATCCACAATCTTCAACGGCATGTCGACGATCACAGTGGGAGGTGGTGCCGGCGGTTCTAGGACGTTCAGTGGTGTCATCGCTGGCATGGTGGTGGATGGAGTCAGGGTGCTGGACCTCGCAGCTGCAGGGGATCCTGCTGTCTCCGTGAGGGGTGACGCGAGGAGAGCTCATACGCCGCTGGACAGAGATATCAATAGAATGCAGCAG ACGCCACCTTCAGGTTACGGAGGTCCAGGAGTTCTAGATGAGCTGGTGTACTCTGGTGCTGGATCCGGCTgtagagatgatgatgaagatgccTGTGTGCTACCCGACGCGGGGTCTGGTGATGATCTCATCACTCCGGTCTATGTGCCGTCTACGAGGCGACCACCTTCTAGGTTACATAAG GGTGACACAAGTGGAAAGTTGATGAAACCATGTGATGACGAAGACTGCATCGAAGGATCCGGTTCTAACGTTGATGAAATCACAGAACCGGACCATCCTATGACTAc atCTGGAGCAAGCAGTACCCACAGTATGACATCACCAACCGCCAGTGTCGTATCAACAGAACACGTGGACAAATCTCTAGAAGGTTCTACTGATGGATCTACAGGATCCAGTGAGACGACTAAGAGTAGCACTGACGGACAGCCGACGTTGCCTGATCATGACAATATGCATGCAGGCACTATAGATACAGCAACACCACCTGAAAGAAGAACTACTCCTACTGATG ATCATTCACACACCCACACAGGCTACAAATTCACAACCACACTAACAGGCAGACATATGCCAGAAGAACCAACTCACACTACAGAAGAAGATTCGAACCACATACAAGAGTACGAAGACAGACGCGAGAATGAAATAGACCCGGGAACACCTACATTTGAAACTGAAGATAGAAGAGGACCAGGCAAGGTCCATCCTGAATACAATGGGTATGACGTCACGCCGAAGTGGTACCATCCGAAAACAACTGATAATAGAGTTGTGCCACCTGAGTCGGAATTCTTTGCGACTATTGTTG gcatAGTCGCTTCGGTATTGATAGCAATAATATTGATAGTGATCCTAGTGCTCAAGTACATTGTATTCAAGTTCGACCCCTCGTATAAGGTAACAGAGGATAAAAACTATCAGCAGGGAGCGAGTGCGGCGCTTTTAGGAAATCAG GCTCACTCAAGTTACCAGAGCGGAGCTTCAAGTGCGCCCACAGGGGGCGCCGTGCGCAACCTGGCGCCCCTCCCGCTCAACAGGAACGGcgccgcgccctccgcgccgcTCGCGCCCATACCCACGCAGCCCGTCAAGCGGGACGGCATCAAGGAGTGGTACGTGTAA